The genomic interval AAATGCCCCACTGCTGGTTTTTTCCCACTCCAGATCTCTTCTGGTACATTCTCCTTTTTCTTTATTGGACATTTATTTAGAATATAGACAACAATTGATGCAACTTCTCCCCATATCTTATGTAGCAGTCCCTTCTCTTTTATCATGCTTCTAGTCATGTCTAGAATGGTTCTATTTCTTCTTTCAGCTAGGTCATTGTGTTGAGGTGTGTAGGGAGTTGTTACCTCATGTTAAATTTCATTCTTGACACAAAAATCCTTGAATTCATGTGAAATATATTCTCCTCCTCCATCTGTCCTTAACACTTTGATAGATTCTCCACTTTGTGTCTTCATTTTACCCTTGAAGTTTGTGAATGTCTCTAATGCTTCATCTTtggttttaattaaataaatccaCATCATTCTATTAAATTCATCAGCAAAAGTTATGAAATACTTATTACCTCCTAATGATGGCACTTCAAACTGTTCACATATGTTACTATGAATCACCctaagaacattctccgttctTGCTTGCACTTGTGATTGAAAGGAATTTCTTGATTGTTTACCTGTCGTACATACTTCACACACCTTCTCAGGGACATCAATCATAGGAATTCCACAGCCAGTTTTCATCAATTGAGCTTGATGCCTTCAAGCATTGAATATCAGCAACTTGTATGTTGATGAGAAAGGTTTTGTTCTTTGAAAGAGGAACCATGAGTATTATATTCTTCTGCCCATCATACATTTCTAAGACGTCGTTCTTCATGATCACCTGAAACCCTTTTTGAATTAGTTGCCCAATGCTCAATAAATTGCTCTTCATTTCTGGCACATACAATACATTTTCAATCACTATTGTACTCCCATTTCTTCTCTTAATCACCATGTTGCCAGCTCCCTCAGCTTCCAAGGTTCTATCCTCAACAAACCTAATCTTGCTCCTTCTTGATGTATCAATATCTACCAGTCATTCTTTATGCCTTGTCATGTGATTGGAACAACCAATATCGAGGAACCATACCTGAGATGAAGAATGTTCTTTGTTTGTGGTAGTAATTAACAAAACTGTGTCTGAAAACGGAGAGCGTTCTCCGTTTGTGGTTGCCAATAGCAAGATTGTATCTAAGTCGGACGAAGAATATTCTTGAGCAGCACATGCTTcatcttcttttttcttcttatgtTTCCCTCCTTTGTCAGCCCAACATTCATATGCAACATGTTTAAACTTCTCACAGTTGTAACATTGCACCTTCTTCTTGTCAAAGTTTCTTGATTTTCCTTTTGATTTACCACTCGAATTTCCTCCTTTTGATGAAGATTCAGACTTATCTTCAGGTTTCTTGAATTTATTCTTCCtccatttctttttcttgtcTCCTTTCTTGTTGGCATATGCTACTAATGCCTGATTCCCAGAATTACCCCCACTCGTTTCATCCATTCTCAACTCTCTTGCTTCTAGAGTTCCCTGCAACTCTTCAAGACTTAATACGAAAATATCTTTAGATTCTTCAATCGCACACACACCATAATCGAACCTGAGATGCAACGATCTCAATATCTTTTCACATAGTTTCTGTTTAGTAGACTTATCACCACAACTAGCCATCTGATTTGTGATACTCCTCAGTCTTGAAATCAGATATGAAACCTTCTCTTATTCCTCCATCTGCAACAATTCGAACTGTTTTTGTAAGGTATGCAATTTCACTTTCTTGACCTTGGTTCCTCCAGAATAACACTTCTCCAAAATGTCTCATGCTTCTTTTGCACTTCTTGCATCATAAATTTTGTCAAAGTTTGTCGTGTCAAGGTATTGATGAATAATGAAGGTGGCCTTGAaatctttcttcttgttttctttaaaattcaacatCTGCTTTTCTGTTGGATTGGCTCCCAGATCTTCAAAAATTTTCTCTATGATTTCCAACACTTCTTGAAATCTAAACAATGCTCGAATCTGCACTCTACATCTATCCCAATCTTTTCCATCAAAATATGGCATGTGGGCTAGAAAATTTCCATTGTTTGCACTTGAACTCATTCTCCCTACACTCGTGTTTGATCCTCACATTTCACTCATGTTTGTCACTCTTTGGAATCGAAAccttgctctgataccacttgttagCGTTTGAAGCTGTTTGCAATGGAAGTAAActagagaaaaaaaaggaaTGGAATGAAATGAATgtgttgtattttattgaaaatgaatatgttatttatacatAGCTTCTATTACATTGTTTCTAACTACCTTCtacctaactaactaactaactaactaaacaagtggttagttagttagttgatcACATACAATCAAAActtaacttgaattacaaaactaCGAAGAACGTttaacgttctctgttttctgacactcaaaaccaaaaacgttcttggttttcaacAATAGTCATATCTTGTTGTCTTATATGATGGAAGATTGGAGATCTAGACTGTTTAAAATGTTGAAATATTGAGCATAATTTATAAGTTATCatgaatttgtttaaaaccACTTGAGGAATTTGTCGTTTGTCGGagagattttattttaaaggaaaaattgaagGGCATCAAATCATATGTGAGGGAGTGGTATACAAATTATAGTAGCAATTTGAACAAGCACTTGAGATGCACTAAGAATAATATTAATCGTTTTAATTTGAAAAGTGAATATGATAGTTCATACAACCAATGTTTGTTAATTGACCTGACttctactaaaaaaattatttcagcttgtacacaaaataaaaaattatttcagcTTATTCATTGTTCCAGTTTtagttttagtaaaaaaaaaaaataaagaatcaagttttaatataaaatgatgGGAAACCAAGTgttgattaataaataaatcgtTCAAATCCAACGAgccatatttttattgaaaagaaaaaaaaaattagtaaaaataaaaaaagaaaaaagaaacacaGACACAAATTTAGATTTGGCTCACTATATAACCTCCCAATTTGGGCTAGGTTCATTATTTTGGGCCTAAAATCGACCGACCCGAGGTGCCTAATTGGCTATATGCAAATGACGTGTTTTATGCAACAGTTTTGCATAGTGTTTcccttaaaaattataaaattatcatcaaGCACCCATATAATCGAGGGATCTACTgtgaaacaaaaagaaaaacaatttttttaaaaaatatgcataaatCAGGTTACTAAGAGGATCAAATCAcattgatattatatttgtcTACTGCCATACaacttattattttgtattcaatacttattatatataatattcatgGCTGTCTCAATGTTTTTTTAGCCTTGttcaaagtatttattttaagtataaggtataaatataaattttagattatttaacatacaaaattaacatattaatataatttttcaaagattataatatattaatattctgATTGCACATGCTGATAGACGACTATGATAATATCAAActaacaattaataatttatttaaaagtttatattgtATAAACGATCTCACTAaagttttatgtaaatttaaaactatttaatatatCATTAGGATATTTAAAGTTTAATACTCTATGAACTTTTACTAACTTTTAGCAATAAAAATTCCTAGACTGTTTTGGGTTGATGAATATAAGACAGTAACAGTCGGAGAGGCAGGTTGTTGGGTCAATGAAGTTTGGCATTGGAAGTGGGAGTGGTGTGGTGCACTTTTCGCTTGGCAAGAATCATCATTTGAAGAGTTAAA from Cicer arietinum cultivar CDC Frontier isolate Library 1 chromosome 5, Cicar.CDCFrontier_v2.0, whole genome shotgun sequence carries:
- the LOC101498282 gene encoding uncharacterized protein; translation: MASCGDKSTKQKLCEKILRSLHLRFDYGVCAIEESKDIFVLSLEELQGTLEARELRMDETSGGNSGNQALVAYANKKGDKKKKWRKNKFKKPEDKSESSSKGGNSSGKSKGKSRNFDKKKVQCYNCEKFKHVAYECWADKGGKHKKKKEDEACAAQEYSSSDLDTILLLATTNGERSPFSDTVLLITTTNKEHSSSQVWFLDIDIDTSRRSKIRFVEDRTLEAEGAGNMVIKRRNGSTIVIENVLYVPEMKSNLLSIGQLIQKGFQVIMKNDVLEMYDGQKNIILMVPLSKNKTFLINIQVADIQCLKASSSIDENWLWNSYD